Genomic segment of Euleptes europaea isolate rEulEur1 chromosome 6, rEulEur1.hap1, whole genome shotgun sequence:
CTTTaactatgttttccttttctttttttagacagTGCTGTTATCTCCTTTAGCTCTGGGATTGAAAGTGTCTTGGTCACGCTGATGAACAACTTGTGTTCCGAGTGTTGTTTCTTCCATCCCTTTTATCTgcatctgaagtagtgagctcagacttatgaaagcttatgatggaataaattttgttagtctttaagatgccatttAACTCCTTAGGTATGTAGAGACCCTCACATTGTCTGTGGATGGTCCTGTTTTATGGCTTTTGTTATCCACATAGGATCAACTGGTTTATATAGTGAGGGCTACACAATTTTACCTTGCCAAAATTGTCCTCATCCTGGACTAAATTAAGCACATCTTCCAGAAGTACTGAAGCTGTAGTACAAAGCAGCCAGTCAAATTCTTGTGGTAAGTGGGAAATTAAATTAATTACCCATGTGATGAAGAACTCTGGGATCCATCATCTTTGCCATCTGTTGGTTCAATTTTGCCATCTGGGATGGGTTAACATTCTTTGACATATCACCTCCTGAAAAGGGGCCAAAAGAATAAGTGAGGGTGGTGGCAGCGGTAGCAGTGGCAAACATGCATATTGGAAGCATGACAGAACTTTATAAATGCAACATTTATAAAGACTACAAAACTGCCATGAATTACTATTTGTGTAAAaaacaaacccatttctccaatGAAACACCATTTCAATTGTAGCCAGGGAGATTTTTTTGCTgatcccccccattcctgccgcTGACTCCCACTTTGCTGCCCCACTATTCCTAGGAGTCCACTGACTCACAGGAACACTATTTTGGGTGGAGCACAGaaggctgcagtggaagggaggaGGCAAGGAAACTGCCTTCCTTAAACACGACTCCACCTGCACTTCTACAGTACTGACTGAAGTGCCCTACATCAATATTGATCACTACATCACTTAACCGAAGCTAGGAACATTGCTTAATTCAAAGTGTATAATgaattttaggagccccgtggcgcagagtggtaagctgcagtactgcagtccaagcttctgctcacgacctgagttcgatcccgacggaagtcggtttcaggtagccggctcaaggttgactcagccttccatccttccgaggtcggtaaaatgagtacccagctcgctgggggtaaagggaagatgactggggaaggcactggcaaaccaccccgtaaacacagtctgcctaggaaacgtcgggatgtgacgtcaccccatgggtcaggaatgacccggtgcttgcacaggggacctttaccttttacctttataatGAATTTTAGTCCCATGTTCTCTTTTGAGAAGAGATGACCGTGGTCTTTTCATAGCCATCCTGTGCATAGCCTCCTTGCTCAGCCCGAGTCAATAATAAAAGAACTTTCTGAAGGAATTCTGAGAGGAAATGTTACTCAATATTTTTGCAGGGCAAGCAAGGATGATACATGTAATTTAATTTCTAGAATGTACCCAGATTACCAATTTTATACCATGTTTCTACATAGGGGTGTTCatgatattcctttaaaaaaGCGAATCCGTAAGCACAAAGCAAGCAGTGTCGATGATTTTCACGTTAGCCTATAACTGATATTTCTAGAACTAAGCTACTGATTAGTTATAAAGTCTTAGCAATTCAGCTGTTACATACATACGATTCTCACCTTTGAAGAGTCCTTTGATGCCTCCCATCTTTTTCACCATTTGTGCAAATTTTGTGTACTGCGTCAGGAGTTCTTGAACATCTCTAGTTGAAACACCAGAACCTCTTGCTACTCTTTGGATTCTTCCTGGTTGTTTACTGAACACTTTGGCCCCGTCTGTACTATCAAGTTCTACAATCAGAAGCAAGAGTAAAATCAACTCATAATAATGTGACACTATTCAAATGCCTCAGAATTCTCTACTAGCAGTTCAGTGTCATCTATTTAATGTTAATGGATTGGATCCTAAGGCATTTGGCAGTGTGACTTTTCCCACTGCAGGAGCAGTCCTCCGCTGCAGAGTGCCTTTCTCCAGCATCAGGAGCTTCCATTCATGCCCGACCATCATCTTTCAATGAACCCAAAAGCACCCAACACCAGAGGAAAGCACTGTGCAGCAAAGGACCACTGTGGACAAAGAGACAAACAAAAGCACGcattaggatccaagccactttACCACTATACTTTCAATAATAAACGCTACCGtgcatcattttaaaaagtagtaACTACCATAAGATATAACCAGGTTGACAGTTTATCAAAGTGTACATGCAATGTCTATTTAATATGTTAGCTAACCACCACATTTAGATTTAGTCTTAGTTGTGCAAGTATAAAGGTTCTGTTCACCAGCCtttttttatcctgacaacataATTAATGCAGCCCAGCACTGATACATCTGTTTTTAAACTACTAGAAACCTTACCTTGATCATTCATACTGTCCATGATGGTCATCAGCTTTTTTAGTCTTGCCATAGATTCTTGTTCATTGCCTTTACTCATAAAATCTGTTCCAAAACCAGGGATCATGCCCTACAAAAATATAACACTGTTAAATACTACTTTCAAGCTCTTTGCAGAGTATTTATGCAACCTTTAAATACAGCCTGTTCTTTTCAGTATTTTGTTTCATAAAATATGGCACATATCCAATACAAGAAAAAATGAAACTTAAAATTGTTTTCTAAACTGGTAAGATGATAAAGCCTCAGCTAAAATTACCAAGATTTGACTGAAAGGTCCCATTTTCATGATGTTTTGGAACTGTTCGTACATATCTCTCAAAGTAAATTGACCTAAAATGCAACAGAAATGGGAAATCAGGTTACAAATGTAACAGTTTAATCACCATTAGGCGGCTTACCACCCATTATTTCTAGATGAGGACTGTTAAATTGCTCAACAGCATACTAGTTTTTGGCAAAACTTACCATGTTTTAATTTCTCTATGAGTGCCTCGTTATCATCTAATTTCAATTCATTTACTTTATCTATCAATCCTTCAATATCTCCCatacctggaaaacaaaacaacttCCTTGAACCACAGACATAAACGTCATCCTTTTACGAGGCAAACAATCGGAAGAATCACTGTTTTGGAGCAAAACCCCAGTGTCACCAGCAGAATACATACCAAGAAGTTTGCTGATAAAGGGCTGTGTTTTAAAAGGTTCAAAGTCATCTATATGCTCTCCAGTACCAATAAAAATGATTGGACTTTTAGTGGCAGCAACTCTGCAAGGAAGAAGTTACATAGTAAGCCAATCAGGAGAAGAACACGTGATAAAAGAATTAGGGATTGAAAACTTTCAGACATCATTTTCACATTAAACTATTCCATTTTTAGAACATTAAACCATATGAACTAGCTCACAACCATATGCCAGCTTAAGTTCATAGTATTACATACAAATCAATGGCAACTTTTAGTGCTGCATGTCTGATACCTATTGCACAGTGCCAATGTGGCACTACAAGTAATCAGAAAATTAAGACATCAAAATgtattcagtttagaaaagagaagcAGCCACCCCAAACACAATGGGCACTAAAGAGATTAAGCTAAAAGGGAACACAAGAACACAGACTGCCATGGGCCAGAGGAGCCTGTAGACAGGTGGAAGCACTACTTCTGCCAGCTGGCATCTTTGCCATTGATTAGCCCTGAGTACACCTGCAGTTCCTTCGGCCCACTCCTTCTGCAGGAAAGAAACTGGACTGTGCCATTAACTGAAAGTGGCCAGAGACTGCTACACACATGTGCCTAATTTGTTACGCTGTATTGATGAGTTTGATTTGAACTGTTCTAAGCTGCTTCAGGAGTCAACTGCGGCTGAAAAGCAGGTTATACAATGCAACAAAAACCAAATAAGAGGCAATGGCTTGGATCTTATACCTTTTTTCTGCTTATGGCACTTCTTCGCGGGTCACAGAACCAATCCTCCGCTGTAAGAGTGCATTCCTCTCATGATGGGAACCTTCTGGTTTCTTGAAAAACATTGGTCTTGCATGAGCAGAAGTACCTAGCACCCAAGGAACATGCACTCCACAGCAGAGGATCACCTTTGCAATGGACAAAGAATGCATGTGAAAAGCAGGTatgggatccaagccaacatCTCTGAATACATTTTTTCCACCAAAGGCAACTTTCAAAACAATAATGGATATAAAAGAAGAAACCAGGTTAGCCAAGTACTTTCAGAGCTATGTAAATGTATAAAGCTGGTCTTTAAAGCTATACAGATCACTATAGAGCCCTGCGAAATGACACTTACGCACTGAGAGCACCACCTCCCTTTGCGTGGCCATCAAGTTTTGTCACAATCACAGAAGCGACGTCCACTTTATCTTTGAAGGCCTTTGCTTGAGCTTCACAGGCTTGACCAATAGAGGCATCCATCACATAAACAATATTATCAGGTTGCTAGAGATGTTTGTATAGAAAACAGGAAAAGAGTTaaactcttctttcttttcaaatgttCTAACCTCACTTTATATATAGTTCTCCGAAGTAGTTCAAAGTGACAAAAATCTGCTTCAAGATTCTATTGACTACTGATAACAAAGACAATTCATCTGGATTTTTTTACTTTGCCTATTTTTTTAAGTTGGGCAGTTTAAAATACGTTACTAAATTCTGAAACTGCTCTTCCTTTAAATTCTTAAACACTGGAAAGTCTCTGAAATCTTAAGTGCCTATAAAAGCATCTTCTAACAACACTTTGCTATTTAAAAAGGGCATTTCTCACCTACACCAGCCCTACTGCAAGTAATTTGCCTATACATAGCCATGCGCCAACATACCGAGGTTCAGATAATAGTTAGGTcatttgctccccaccccccaacatgaAGACATGAGAAGCAGTGAATATATCAAACCAAGCTTTTACTGATTGCTGATCTGTATGAACAGTTCATTTCAGTTAACATTTCTCTTCtgtgtggaattggctgcctccAGTTAAGATACTGTCCAGCTACCAACATCTCAGCAAAGCCAACCTTGCTCGAGTCTCAAAATGTCAACATGCCCCATTTTTCACAGCTGTCACACTGAAACTGCACATTGAGAAAGGCACAGCCTGACAACAGTTTCCTATCCTGGTCAACACTGAAGTTCAACTCAGCCCCAAGGGAGTTTCCTCACCAATTTCCTTCTAGCTTGTCAACTATGAATTTGCTTGGGTATGCTTCTCTGCATCACTCGATGCCTCTTACATTCTGGCCAAAACCCACACTAGCCAAGGCACTAGAGGAGGTTAGCTCTGTACAGCTGTAACAAGGAAATTCTTCTAAGTGGCAGAGGATGCATTGCCCCAGTTAAGTGTCAAAGCATTATAAGTCCCTGTTCACCATGACCCTCCACCTGCTGCAGCTTAATGGCTCTTCACCAAGCTCTCCTTTCTAGCATACTTGACTAGACAACAGCCAAGCATAGGCACCAATGTTGAACCACCTTCAGTTTCATTCATGCCTAAAAGCCACGTCACAGCCACACGGTCTAACAGGGATCGTTCTCATCAAGGTGAATCAGCAGGACTTGAGGGTGCTGACTGGCCTGCATGCATTAAGACAACAGAAAGGCACATGGTCACTGAGGGGGTGTGCAGGCTGCTTACATGCACCTCCTCTGATTGGCTGGGACACTCACGTCCCCCCAGCCTCACTCCAGTCTTACAGAGACATATGTTCCGCTCTCTTAAGTTGTGGGACAAAACAAACCTATGCCAGGCTCAGGCAGGGGAGTAGACCAACAGAGGCCATCATGAGGCAGTCAGTTTTTTTATTCCGCCAAGTAGTATGGAGATTTGTTCATTATTACCCATTTTAGGCACAAATGTTAACATCATTCCATGACACTTACATACAAGTTCACTATATGAATCTACTAACCAAGCTTGTAGATCAATCTATTAACAGTTCCAAGTAAAAAAATGAATTTCTAGTAGGAAATCAGAATACTAGCATGGCTATCTAATGAATTTTTCACAAGTAGGCAAAACATAGTTTCATATTGTTCACACTTAGCTGTAAGCAGCATTTATTATAGTTCAAAACTCTGCCTTATTAGTGAGCATTCAGGTATTTTACCAGCTATACATAATCCAAGAAAATGAACACTCCTTGTATTAACTTACTATGGCATTGGCAACTTGCAACATTTCTTCAAAAAGAGTGTCTTCCTGCTTGTGGCGACCACTTGTATCAACAATTATGATTTCAAAATTTTCATTCTTAAATTTTTCAACACCTTCTGATGCAATAATGACAGGATCCATCTCTGTGTAACTATTTCAAACATAAAACACACACTTTAAATTCCTATCCCAAGAGTTACTTTTTACAAGAACATTATTCTGCTAGTTTCCCTGTGCGCAAGCAGATGTCTGCGAACCTACTTTGGGATCTCAGACACtagccagtttttaaaaaggatttcttATAACACACACAGAGTCACACAAGGATGTGCTCTCTTTGAATTCCAGCCTAAAATAATAAAGGGAAAGTAATGTTGgcaatggtatagtggttatggtgtcggactaggacccaggaaacccaggtatgaatccccactcaggccatagaagcttgctgggtgaccatgggccagttaaacactctcagccctgacctagtgtttggatgggagacctccaaggaataccagggttgtgatggaaccaggcaatggcaaaccataacctaacatctcttgccttgaaaagaatacatacagtgagggggggaaagtatttgatcccctgctaaatttgcccgtttgccctctgacgaagaaatgaccagtccataattttaatggtaggtttatcgtagctgtgagagacagaataacaggaaaaaccccagaaacccagaagacaaaagtcagagattgatgtgcattataatgagtgaaataagtatttgatcccctatcaaccagccaggttagggttctgctgtcgacagaagcaatcaatccatcagattccaaactagccaccatgaccaagaccaaagagctgtccaaggatgtcagggacaagattgtagacctgcacaaggctggactgggctacaagactattgccaagcagcttggtgagaaggtgacaaccctaaccctaactgtcaacctccctcggtctggggctccatgcaagatctcatctcgtggagttacAATGATCATGacaacggtgatgaagcagcccagaactacacggggggaacttgtcaatgatttcagggcagctgggaccatagtcaccatgaaaacagttggtaacacactacgtcgtgaaggactgagatcttgcagagcccgcaaggttcccttgctcaagacagcacatgtacagacccatctgcagtttgccaatgcacatctgaatgacctagaggagaactgggtgaaagtgttgtggtcagatgagaccaaaatcgagctctttggcatcaactcaactcgccgtgtttggaggagaaggaatgctgcctacgaccccaagaacaccatccccaccgtccaacatggagggggacatattatgctgtgggggtgtttttctgctaaggggacaggacaccttcaccgcatcgaagggacgatggatggaccatgtatcgtcaaatcttgggtgagcacctccttccctcagccagggcattgaaaatgggtcgaggatgggtattccagcatgacaatgacccaaaacacacggccaaggcaacaaaggagtggctcaagaagaagcacattaaggtcctggagtggcctagccagtctccagaccttaatcccatcaaaaatctgtggagggagctgaaggttcgagtagctacacatcagcctcgcaatcttactgacttggagaggatctgcaaagaggagtgggacaaaatacctcctgaggtGTGCGCAAACTTGGTGGCCATCTACTTGAAACTTCTGACCTCTAATTGCCAACAAgtgttttgccaccaagtactaagtcatcttttgcaaagggatcaaatacttatttcactcattctaatGCACATCAAGCTCTGACTTTTgttttctgggtttctggggtttttcctgttattctgtctctcacagctacaatagacctaccattaaaattatgtactgttcatttcttcgtcagagggcaaacggacaaattcagcaggggatcaaatacttttttcccctcactgtaagtctattgtgacttgatggcaaaaaaaatgctgGCAATAACTTTACAATGCATGCTAAAAAGTGAAAAAGAACATGAGACAGTCCTGCTGAAACCCTGCTGTCCTGTTAACCAGCAAAAATGAAGTGAGGAACCAAACATTTTACCAGCCGCACGGGGCCATTAATGCATCAAAAAACTGGAATGTTATATGCAGAGACTGTTTTATTCTCTTTCAGAGattctaacagtgccatcctaaactcaGTTACAACCTTCTACGTCTGTTAAAGTCAATGAGCTTTGAAGGACGTAACtcggcttaggatggcactgtaaaacatGCAAAGTCACAATGCATCAGCCAGAGCTGTTGCTTTGCTCTTTATACAGTGACAGCCATTTGCTCTAGGGCTAATGTGCCAGTGCAGTAATTCAGAAGATGTCTGGTCAATAGAACAGAAATTTAGCCATGCTAAGTGTAAATATGCACACCAACGTACATTTTACAAATTGCCTTTTGTAGATAGGCTTGCAAAAATGTATTTTCAACATATATCATATTGCAGGTGGGAATGCAGAGAAGCAGCACAGTAGCATCCTGACACAAAGCCTACTAGAACCCCAACAGGCTCCCTTCTGATTTCTAATGACACCAACTCAATGTTATTAAGCTCCTCTGTACAACcctaaaaaggtttaaaaaatcaCTATCAGCAGTGTAATGATTCAAGTGTATAAGTTTGTTGCTTTCACTAATTGAGCTTCTACGTGTATAATCTTAAAATGTgtcaacaagattttttcttagCAAAGTTAGTAAAGAAACCTACCTCCCGTAGAATGGAATCCTTGCTTTTGTTGCATTCTGTTTTAATTGGTCGAAAGCACCTATGGAATGGCAGTGTTGTTAGTCACACAGGACAATGCCAATTTTGCAAAAATTGAATGGCTAAAACTCAAGCGCTCATTTACCTGCTCTGTAAGTGTCTGCACATATCAAACATGTCTTCCAACCTTTCCTCTGGTAATAGTATGCCAACTgtgaatttaaaaaatccaaaatactaTAACATCTATTTAATATTAAAAGCCTCCAAACAGGGTTGCAAACTACTGAAAACATGATGTAATCACCAACATCAGGAATGAAATGTTGTGTCGAATCTATCACACTGCAATTCCACAGGCATGTTTACACAAGTGTTTAAAACCAGAAGCCCTGATTTAACATACCACAGGCAGAACTGGGCTTTCCTACCGCGCCCATTCTGCAGCAGCACCCAGAAAAGCTGCTCCAGGGAACTCGGAGACTCTCCAAACACCTTGGAGTATGACATGGAAGGTCTCAATAGCAAAAACAAAGGAACAAGCATAACTGCAATTGCTCTTGGTGAGCAATTACGGAAAGCTCATTCACAGGCCTAGGCATGATTCAGACATAATGGCaaatcctggttggccactgcttgaTGAAAGAGCACCAAGGCTTGCTTGATCTCTGGTATCATCCATTTCTTCTCCCACACATAAAAGATAATTAGTTATTTCCATTTTTCACGTAGATGTGTCATGCAATttgattttatcctcatagcCTCAAAATTATACTTCAAAATATCCAGCTAAAATTTATACACTGTGAAAAAAGCATTTTACCTTTGAACAGGACGTCGTTTTGCCACTTCCCTGCAGTCCTACAAACATTATTAtgttctgttttccttttgttggtGTCCAGGCTTTGACTCCTGGATCTACAAGCTGCAAAGGAAAAGTATACATGCATGCTGAATAGCCGATTTTCAGAAGCAAGGAATGGCTGCCAGAACGTGGAGTCATTTACCCAGAATGCTATCAAAAGTTGTGAGTTTGCAGATTTCACATTttcagtttattttcagtttggtaaCCAAGAGATCAAAAAAACAAGGAACTAGACAGCTCAATCCTCTCCTATGGTACACTTGCATTTTGTGATGATAATAAAATGTAAGTTGCCAGGTGAGGGGAAGGCTAGACTCTTAAATCCCCTTCCATCTTGCCTTTACTCTGGCACAACTATGTACAAATCCTAACTAAACAAGGC
This window contains:
- the SRP54 gene encoding signal recognition particle subunit SRP54 isoform X2 codes for the protein MVLADLGRKITSALRSLSNATIINEEVLNAMLKEVCTALLEADVNIKLVKQLRENVKSAIDLEEMASGLNKRKMIQHAVFKELVKLVDPGVKAWTPTKGKQNIIMFVGLQGSGKTTSCSKLAYYYQRKGWKTCLICADTYRAGAFDQLKQNATKARIPFYGSYTEMDPVIIASEGVEKFKNENFEIIIVDTSGRHKQEDTLFEEMLQVANAIQPDNIVYVMDASIGQACEAQAKAFKDKVDVASVIVTKLDGHAKGGGALSAVAATKSPIIFIGTGEHIDDFEPFKTQPFISKLLGMGDIEGLIDKVNELKLDDNEALIEKLKHGQFTLRDMYEQFQNIMKMGPFSQILGMIPGFGTDFMSKGNEQESMARLKKLMTIMDSMNDQELDSTDGAKVFSKQPGRIQRVARGSGVSTRDVQELLTQYTKFAQMVKKMGGIKGLFKGGDMSKNVNPSQMAKLNQQMAKMMDPRVLHHMVCDFLGEKIASVLGISTPKYQYAIDEYYRMKKEEEEEEEENKMSEEAERRYQEAQNQTQEGNAVQTDQPEAATCNTFVNLNFESEGDCPPVVESKQDVTPVSA
- the SRP54 gene encoding signal recognition particle subunit SRP54 isoform X1 — encoded protein: MVLADLGRKITSALRSLSNATIINEEVLNAMLKEVCTALLEADVNIKLVKQLRENVKSAIDLEEMASGLNKRKMIQHAVFKELVKLVDPGVKAWTPTKGKQNIIMFVGLQGSGKTTSCSKLAYYYQRKGWKTCLICADTYRAGAFDQLKQNATKARIPFYGSYTEMDPVIIASEGVEKFKNENFEIIIVDTSGRHKQEDTLFEEMLQVANAIQPDNIVYVMDASIGQACEAQAKAFKDKVDVASVIVTKLDGHAKGGGALSAVAATKSPIIFIGTGEHIDDFEPFKTQPFISKLLGMGDIEGLIDKVNELKLDDNEALIEKLKHGQFTLRDMYEQFQNIMKMGPFSQILGMIPGFGTDFMSKGNEQESMARLKKLMTIMDSMNDQELDSTDGAKVFSKQPGRIQRVARGSGVSTRDVQELLTQYTKFAQMVKKMGGIKGLFKGGDMSKNVNPSQMAKLNQQMAKMMDPRVLHHMGGMAGLQSMMRQFQQGAAGNMKGMMGFNNM